Proteins from a single region of Candidatus Bathyarchaeota archaeon:
- a CDS encoding undecaprenyl-diphosphate phosphatase, with the protein MDILQSISLGLIQGITEWLPISSTGHLRIAEHFFGLTVPLLFDVVLHVATLFVILVYFRGTIKNVLSALWKRDFHSQDGKLIMPIIIGTIPTALIALLAGNELDAYFNTLALLGAGLIAGGIILFTTKFTTERKDTISYPVAFLIGVMQGISIIPSISRSGLTIAVALLLGIRREVAFKFSFLLSVPAVIGALGMTLYQEHNALSIAGIGALELVASVAITVAVSFLALKVLWKSLAAKKFYLFSIYCLIIGAALVVLGLLGF; encoded by the coding sequence ATGGATATCTTGCAATCAATAAGTTTAGGCTTAATCCAAGGCATAACAGAATGGTTACCCATCTCCAGTACAGGTCACCTAAGAATCGCCGAACACTTCTTTGGCTTAACCGTACCATTGCTCTTTGACGTAGTGCTGCATGTCGCCACGTTGTTTGTGATTTTGGTTTACTTTAGGGGCACCATCAAAAACGTACTCTCAGCACTTTGGAAACGAGATTTTCACTCGCAAGACGGCAAACTAATCATGCCTATAATCATCGGCACAATCCCAACAGCCCTCATAGCACTGCTGGCGGGCAACGAGTTAGACGCTTACTTTAACACTCTTGCGCTTTTAGGCGCGGGATTAATCGCTGGCGGCATAATCCTCTTCACAACAAAATTCACCACTGAGCGAAAAGACACCATAAGCTACCCAGTCGCGTTTTTAATCGGCGTAATGCAGGGCATATCCATCATCCCAAGCATTTCAAGAAGCGGCTTAACCATCGCCGTCGCCCTCCTACTCGGCATAAGAAGGGAAGTAGCTTTCAAATTCTCGTTTTTACTCTCGGTTCCAGCAGTCATCGGCGCCTTAGGCATGACACTATACCAAGAACACAACGCGCTGTCAATTGCAGGCATCGGCGCACTGGAACTGGTTGCTTCAGTAGCCATAACCGTGGCAGTTAGCTTTTTGGCTCTAAAGGTGCTATGGAAGAGTTTGGCAGCAAAGAAATTCTACCTATTCTCCATCTACTGCCTAATAATCGGAGCGGCACTTGTAGTTTTAGGTTTACTGGGTTTTTAG
- the cca gene encoding CCA tRNA nucleotidyltransferase gives MQKIETVTKRVLAKITPKKEERAKIEALSRKLEQKIAEACQSEGVSAVVRVEGSVAKDTWLSENPDIDVFMRLPTSIPRENLGDVGLKIARKAAGGAVQVERFAEHPYLEIFVDGYRVDIVPCYDAKAGEWQSATDRTPYHTDYIKEHLDKKLLGDVRLLKAFMAGVGVYGAEIKVGGFSGYLCELLIMKFGSFAGVLEAFAGYNRQVVIDIEGFYAKREKELPLLFPEQLVIVDPVDKGRNVASAVQPHKLYTFIGAARAFLKKPDEAFFFPPEGQSLSPVKVRRNLKNRGSSTVFLVINQLNAVPDVLWGQLYRSQRSLRKLIELNDYRVLRDAVWSNEKNRSIFVFELEAQVLPNVKKHLGPPLEREEECEKFLAKYSASKGVVSGPYVEDGRWVVVVPRKNVDVAALLQEKLADGGKNAGVAELIAKSVRKSFKVLVNEEVLPVYKREEDFAVFLTEFLVGKPFWLKTQ, from the coding sequence ATGCAAAAAATTGAAACAGTAACCAAGCGGGTTCTTGCGAAAATTACGCCTAAAAAAGAAGAACGCGCCAAAATTGAGGCGCTAAGCCGCAAGTTAGAGCAGAAAATTGCTGAGGCGTGCCAAAGTGAAGGCGTTTCTGCTGTTGTGCGTGTTGAGGGTTCAGTTGCGAAGGACACTTGGCTTAGCGAAAACCCAGACATTGACGTATTCATGCGCCTGCCAACTTCGATTCCAAGAGAAAACCTTGGCGATGTAGGCTTAAAGATTGCAAGGAAAGCCGCTGGCGGTGCTGTGCAGGTTGAACGTTTTGCTGAGCATCCTTACCTTGAAATTTTTGTTGACGGTTACCGCGTTGACATTGTGCCTTGTTATGATGCTAAGGCTGGTGAGTGGCAGAGTGCAACTGACCGAACACCCTACCACACTGACTACATCAAAGAGCATTTGGACAAGAAGTTGCTTGGTGACGTTCGGCTTCTGAAAGCGTTTATGGCTGGTGTTGGTGTTTATGGTGCGGAGATTAAGGTTGGCGGCTTTAGCGGCTACCTGTGCGAGCTTTTAATCATGAAGTTTGGTTCGTTCGCGGGTGTTCTTGAAGCCTTTGCTGGTTACAATCGCCAAGTAGTAATTGACATTGAAGGTTTCTATGCCAAAAGAGAAAAAGAGTTGCCACTGCTTTTTCCAGAGCAACTGGTTATTGTTGACCCTGTCGATAAGGGAAGAAACGTGGCTTCAGCAGTGCAGCCTCACAAACTCTACACGTTTATTGGTGCGGCAAGGGCGTTTCTGAAGAAGCCCGATGAAGCGTTTTTCTTCCCGCCTGAAGGGCAAAGCCTGTCGCCTGTAAAGGTCAGGCGTAATCTGAAGAATCGCGGTTCATCAACGGTTTTTTTGGTGATTAACCAGTTGAATGCTGTTCCAGACGTTTTGTGGGGGCAACTCTACCGCTCACAGCGTTCACTGCGCAAGTTAATTGAGTTAAATGATTACAGGGTTCTCAGGGATGCAGTTTGGAGTAACGAGAAAAATCGTAGCATCTTTGTTTTTGAGCTGGAAGCGCAAGTTTTGCCGAACGTTAAGAAGCATTTGGGTCCACCGCTTGAGCGTGAAGAGGAATGCGAGAAGTTCTTGGCAAAGTATTCCGCCAGCAAGGGCGTGGTCTCTGGTCCATACGTTGAGGATGGTCGCTGGGTGGTCGTGGTGCCTCGGAAAAACGTGGATGTTGCGGCTCTTTTGCAAGAGAAGCTTGCGGATGGTGGGAAGAATGCTGGTGTTGCCGAGTTGATTGCAAAGTCTGTCCGTAAGAGTTTCAAGGTTCTGGTTAATGAGGAAGTGTTGCCTGTCTACAAGCGCGAGGAGGATTTCGCCGTGTTCTTGACTGAGTTTCTTGTGGGTAAGCCGTTTTGGCTAAAAACCCAGTAA
- the thpR gene encoding RNA 2',3'-cyclic phosphodiesterase, with protein MSERIRSFIAFDMENEAVLARLGAVQKQLVETGADLKMVAPQNIHVTLRFLGDISPTMVEKVYEAMKQVKFSPFTVQLCGLGVFPSLSYPRVVWVGMTQGAEQLKSIFSQLEPQIQSLGFPKDAYGFSPHLTTARVRSGKNKQQLAEFVTKKANYDFGAISADCLRLKKSVLSPQGPTYSTLREYCPQK; from the coding sequence ATGTCTGAGAGAATCAGAAGTTTCATCGCGTTTGATATGGAAAACGAAGCGGTTCTGGCTCGGCTAGGTGCTGTGCAGAAACAGCTGGTTGAAACGGGTGCAGACCTCAAAATGGTTGCGCCGCAGAACATTCATGTCACGTTGAGGTTTCTTGGCGACATCAGCCCCACTATGGTGGAAAAGGTCTATGAAGCAATGAAGCAGGTCAAGTTTTCGCCTTTCACGGTTCAATTGTGCGGTTTAGGTGTTTTTCCCAGCTTGAGTTATCCGCGTGTGGTTTGGGTTGGTATGACGCAGGGTGCGGAACAGCTCAAGAGCATTTTTAGTCAGTTGGAACCGCAAATTCAAAGTTTAGGTTTTCCAAAGGATGCGTACGGTTTCAGCCCACACTTAACGACTGCTCGTGTGCGGTCAGGAAAAAACAAGCAGCAACTTGCAGAGTTTGTGACGAAAAAGGCAAATTATGATTTTGGAGCGATTAGTGCTGATTGTTTGCGGCTTAAAAAAAGTGTGCTCTCACCGCAAGGTCCAACTTACTCGACTCTTAGGGAATATTGTCCACAAAAATGA